The genomic stretch GATTTTATCTGGTTTTATCGAGGTTTACGTGACACCTGATTTGGTGCAACGTTACCTCCCTAAAAATAAATTCCTACGAATTCTCTTTGGAACCTTCGTTGGTTTTATTTTCCCTTCCTGTGAATGTGGGATTATTCCTATCATCACGCGCTTTCTAGAGAAAAAAGTTCCTAGCTACACTGCTGTTCCCTTTCTAGCCACAGCACCGATTATCAACCCTATCGTGCTTTTTGCAACATACTCAGCCTTTGGAAATAGCTGGCGCTTCTTGTGGTTGCGACTTCTTGGTGCTGTTGTTGTTGCTATCACGCTTGGAATTATGCTTGGTTTTGTGGTTGATGACAATATTTTAAAAGAAGATATGGCGCCTTGTCATTTTCACAATTACTCTGGTGAACCTTGGTATCGCAAGATTTTCCTCGTTTTAGCACATGCTATCGATGAATTATTCGACACTGGGCGTTATCTGGTCTTTGGGTCTTTGGTAGCTTCGGCTATGCAGATTTATTTGCCAACCCATATCCTAACCAAAATCGGTGGAAATGCCTTAACAGCCATTCTAGTGATGATGCTGTTAGCCTTCATCTTGTCACTTTGTAGTGAAGCCGACGCCTTTATAGGTGCTTCACTTCTCTCAAGTTTTGGGACTGCACCAGTCCTTGCCTTTCTTTTGATTGGTCCAATGGTGGATATCAAAAATCTCATGATGATGCTCAATTCCTTTAAGAAACGTTTTATCGTGCAATTTATTAGCGTTTCTGCTGGGATGATTATCCTTTACTGTCTACTTGTGGGGGTGATTGGATGATTCGATTTTTAATTCTTGCTGGTTATTTTGAATTAACCATGTACTTACAAATTTCTGGAAAATTAAATCAGTACATCAATAACCACTACGCTTACCTAGCATATATTTCCATGGTGCTGTCATTTGTTCTAGCTATCGTACAATTAGTTATCTGGGTTAAAGATTTGAAAATGCACAGCCATTTGCATGGAAAATTGGCGAAAATCACCAGTCCAATGATTCTGGTTATTCCAGTACTTATCGGACTT from Streptococcus ruminicola encodes the following:
- a CDS encoding permease, whose translation is MDIFNHLPASVLQWFAIFISIIIEALPFVLLGTILSGFIEVYVTPDLVQRYLPKNKFLRILFGTFVGFIFPSCECGIIPIITRFLEKKVPSYTAVPFLATAPIINPIVLFATYSAFGNSWRFLWLRLLGAVVVAITLGIMLGFVVDDNILKEDMAPCHFHNYSGEPWYRKIFLVLAHAIDELFDTGRYLVFGSLVASAMQIYLPTHILTKIGGNALTAILVMMLLAFILSLCSEADAFIGASLLSSFGTAPVLAFLLIGPMVDIKNLMMMLNSFKKRFIVQFISVSAGMIILYCLLVGVIG